In the genome of Luteitalea pratensis, the window GGTGATCTCCTCGCCGCTGAGGTACTTCTCGAGCAGCGCGTCGTCGGCTTCGCTGACCTTCTCGAGCAACTGCTCGCGATAGGCCTTGGCCTGGTCGAGCAGATCGGCCGGGATGTCCTCGGTCACGTACTCGGCGCCCATCGTCTCGTCCTTGTACGTGATCGCCTTCATGGTGACCACGTCGACGACGCCGCGGAACTTGTCTTCGGTGCCGATCGGGAACTGCAGGACGCAGGGGTTGCCCTGCAGGCGCGTCTTGATCTGATCCACCGTGCGATCGAAGTTCGCGCCGATGCGATCCATCTTGTTCACGAAGCAGATGCGCGGGACGCGGTACTTGTCGGCCTGGCGCCACACCGTCTCGGATTGCGGCTCGACGCCGGCCACCGAGTCGAACACCGCCACTGCGCCGTCGAGCACGCGCAGCGAGCGCTCCACCTCGGCCGTGAAATCCACGTGGCCCGGGGTGTCGATGATGTTGATGCGATGATCCCGCCAGAAGCACGTCGTCGCCGCGGACGTGATGGTGATCCCGCGCTCCTGTTCCTGCTCCATCCAGTCCATCGTCGCGGTGCCATCGTGCACCTCGCCGATCTTGTAGGTGATGCCGGTATAGAACAGGATGCGCTCGGTCGTGGTCGTCTTGCCGGCATCAATGTGGGCCATGATGCCGATGTTGCGCGTACGACTGAGGGGTACCTGACGAGCCATTGATCGAGTACTCGAGTAAGAAAACGAAATTCTGACCTTATGAAATTGTGAAATTGCGGGATTTCACAATTTCAGAATCTCACCACCAGGATCGGCGCTACCAGCGGTAGTGAGCGAAGGCCTTGTTGGCCTCGGCCATGCGATGCGTGTCCTCACGCTTCTTCACGGCCCCACCGCGCATGTTGCTCGCGTCGAGCAGCTCGTTGGCGAGCTTCTCTTCCATCGTCTTGCCATCGCCACGCGACCGGGAGTAGCTGACCAGCCAACGAATCGCCAGCGACAGGCGGCGGTTGACGTTGACCTCGATCGGCACCTGGTAGTTCGATCCACCGACGCGCCGCGACTTCACTTCAAGGCTCGGCTTCGTGTTGTCGATGGCCTTCTTGAAGACCTTGAGGGGCTCCTCGCCGGTCTTCTCCTGGATCATCTCGAAGCTCTTGTACAGAATCCGCTCCGCGGTGCTCCGCTTCCCGTCGCTCATCACCGACCCGATGAACTTGGTCACCAGGGCGCTGTTGTAGAGCGGGTCCGGCGTGACCTCGCGCTTGGCAATTACTCGTCTGCGTGGCATCTCAGCTCAGCTCCTACGACTTCGGCCGCTTGGCGCCGTACTTGGACCGACCCTGCCGGCGGTTCGCGACGCCCGTGGCGTCCAGCGTGCCCCGCACGACGTGGTAACGGACACCCGGGAGGTCCTTCACGCGGCCCCCGCGGATGAGCACCAGCGAGTGCTCCTGCAGGTTGTGGCCGACGCCCGGGATGTAGGTCGTCACCTCGATCTTGTTGGTCAACCGCACACGCGCCACCTTGCGGAGCGCCGAGTTCGGCTTCTTGGGCGTCTGGGTGAACACCCGGACACAGACCCCCCGCTTCTGCGGGCTCTCCTGCAGTGCAGGGCTCTTGGTCTTGTCGATGACCGCTTCGCGGCCCTTGCGGACAAGCTGACTGATGGTCGGCACAGTGACTCCACCTGCACGCGCGTGTCGCTCGAGTCGACAGACACGCATCCAGGCACGCCTCGTCAGGCGTGCCCGTTCGGACTTGCCTCCGTGCCGCCCCAACAGCGGCGACACGGCGTCCCGGGCCTGAAAGTCGACCAAGGCCGACCTGGCACCCGAGACTGGGTACCCTACGTCTTCGAAGTTGTCGCGCGGTCGGCCATCTGGGGCGTTCCGCTCGGATGTGCCCGCCAATCCCCGCTGCCGGTCCGGCGCAGCGCCCAGGATCCGGGCCTCACTTCGCGTGGCTCGGGGTCAGATAGGGTGTCCTGACCCCGACAAAACCTTGCGAGCCTATCACGGTGCAGGGTGCCTGTGCAACCCGCGCCATTTCCCCGGCGATCTGGTGCTCACTTGATCGCGACCTCGACTATGGTCTCGCCCGGGGGCTCGCGGCGAACGGACATCATAGCACACGGGACACGGGACACGGGAACACGGGATAGCGGGAAGCTGGAAGCGGTCTGGTAACGCCGGGCTGTCCCAGCTCGGCGTTCGGAGGCCATCGGCCCCTACGACTTCCGGGCGACAACCCGCATGTTCGACGTCCGGCCACGCGTCCAGCGCTGCACCGTGTCGAGCACGCCGTAGGCCAAGAGGGCCGGCACCGAGCGCTCCGACAGGACACCCGACGCCCAGCGCCACGCGGGACGATCGCGGACGACGTTCTGGAGCGTGTGCGCCCAGATGAACGGGCTCAGGAGGTACTCGGTGCGCTCGACCCGTAACCCCTGCTGCTCCAGCAACCCGCTGAGGGAGTCGCGCGTGTAGAGCGACCAGTGCCGTGGGCAGTGCCATCCACCCCACCTGTCGGCGGCCACCCAGTCGCGGTCCCACGATCCCACCGACGGCGTCTCGATCAGCAGCCGCCCGCCGGGCCGGAGCAGCGCCGCCGCCCTGGCCACGCACGCACGGGGATCGGCCAGGTGTTCGATCACCTGGTTCATGATCACGAGGTCCACCGTCGACGCGGGCCAGTCCAGATCCTCGAACTGCGCACACCGCATCTCCAGCCCGGTGCGCCGTAGTGCCTCGCACGCGTCCTCCGAGATGTCGACGCCGACGACCCGCCACGACGGGTCGCCGTCGGCCTTGATGGCCTGCAGCAACTGCCCCTCGCCGCAGCCCACCTCCATCACGGTCGCTCCTGGCGAGAGCCATCGCCGCAACATCCGCACGCGGCCGCCCTGCACCACCGCACGCAGGCGCGTGGTGACCGGCCCGAGAAAGGCCGCGTAGCGGTAGTACGAGGGCGGATAGATGGTGCCGAGCGTGTGCGGCGCCGGCCGGTTGCGCAGGTAGGTCAGGCCGCAGGCACGACAGCGAACGAACACGAACTCGTTGTCGCAGGTCGCGAACTCGTGATCACGGGAGCGCCCGACTTCGTCCGCGTCACGACTGCCGCACGTGCTGCACGCGACCTCGACGGTCTCGATCTGCATCAGGCGGTGACTCGACGACGCGCGCGTGCGTGGCCGAGGACGCCGGCGATCGTGCCGAGGATGAACCGTGACGTCATCGCCGGTTGCAGGTACCCGATGTCCTGCAGGTGCTGCCGCACGGCCGGCAGATGACAGGCGGGCACCTGCGGAAACAGGTGGTGCTCGACGTGCAGGTTCATGTTCAGCGTGTAGAAGAACAGGCGATCGACCGGGTTGGGCAGGTGCGACCGCACCGAACACTCGCCGACGTGCCGATCCAGGCGCACGTGCTCGCAGAACGCACGCACGCGGCTGAAGAACAACCCGAAGGTCGCAGCCGTCACGGGGTAGGCGATCACCAGCCAGGGATGCCGTCCGAAACCGCTCGCCAGCACCGCGATGATCAACTGACAGCCCCCGATCGCCGCCAGTTGCGCCACCGGACTGACGATCGGCACGTGCGTGCGCACCTGCGACGCCGGCTGGTCCCCCGCGTGCACGGAGCCGCTACCACCGAACCGATGCGCCAGCGCGGCGAGCGCCGCCAGCGCCAGGCGTCCGGCCTGGACGCCTAGCAGTGGCTTGACCAGGTGCACCAGCAACTGCATCGCCGAGGCGTCCTGCAGCTTCATGTAATCGGATTCTTCCCCGTCCTCCTCGGTGCCACAGTGGCGGTGATGCTGCCAGTGAGCGCGGCAGAACCCGTCGTAGCCCGTCACGAGGAAGCCGCCGCACACCAACCCGACCCGGTCGTTGGTCGCGCGGGCCCGGAACAGGGTGCGATGACAGCACTCGTGCATGAGGATCGTGATCTTGTAGACGTAGGCGCCGATCACCGGCAGCACCGGCAGCATCGCGACGACACCCCACCGGTCGACGAGCCAGGGCAACGCCGCGACGCAGCCGATCAGGACGCCGAACAGCACCACCACGGCCCGCCACCCGAAGGACTCGTTCGGCACGTACCATTCCCGCGGCACACGAACGCCGATCGGGCGCACGAGCCCGTGCACGTACGTCACGGCGGGCGGGGGGGCGGCAGCGGGCATGGGTTACTTCGCGGCGCCGAACGCGTCGGCAGGCAGGGGTGGATTCACCTGCACGCTCTTCACGGTCACCGTCTGCGACGTCGTGCCGCCGATGCTCGAGCGCCGCGCATGCGGGACGGTGATACCGCCGGCAGCACGATAGTCGCCGTACTCGGTGAGCACGTCGGCGGGAGCGCCGGTCGGGCCGGTGCCTCGCGCCAGCAGGCTGCGCAGTTGCCCGGTCGCGGGGTCGATGCCAAGCGTCATCGAATCGCCCTCGACATCCACGCGCACGAGCGCAACCGGCGTCTCGCCCACCTTGCCATCCCCGGCCGCGACCGCCTTGAATCCGGCCTGGGCCCGACGCTGGAGCAGGAAGATCGGCGACCGCTGGATCTGCTTCAGCATCTGCGTCCGCTGCGCTTCCGGCAACGGCATCGACCCCTGCGGCCCGCCCTGCACGGTGCCAGTGGCGCCGGCGATCGTCATCGTCATCGCACCCATCGGGGTGACTAGTTCCTGCCGCACCCGGTCCGGCGGCGCCACGAGCACGGTCGACTGCAGTTCGATGTCGCCCTGCGGCGTCGTCGCCGAGACGGTCGTTTCCTCGCGGTAGGCCTTGACCCCGTCGATGACCGCCGCTCCTCCCATGGCGTCGACGGCCTTGCTGATGAGGGCACGACCGGTGTCCTCGGCACCGGGCGCGGCCGACGGCGCAGCTGCCGGGGCCGCGGACGGCGGTTCCGGGATCGAGATGTCGAGCGTCTTCACCGTCCCGAACGTGCTCAACGCCTTGTCTCGGCCTTCGGTGGGACCGACGACGAGGATCGCGAACTGATCAGGCTTGATGTACTGCCTGGCCACGCGTGCGGTGTCGGCCGGCGTCACCTTC includes:
- the rpsG gene encoding 30S ribosomal protein S7; this encodes MPRRRVIAKREVTPDPLYNSALVTKFIGSVMSDGKRSTAERILYKSFEMIQEKTGEEPLKVFKKAIDNTKPSLEVKSRRVGGSNYQVPIEVNVNRRLSLAIRWLVSYSRSRGDGKTMEEKLANELLDASNMRGGAVKKREDTHRMAEANKAFAHYRW
- the rpsL gene encoding 30S ribosomal protein S12 translates to MPTISQLVRKGREAVIDKTKSPALQESPQKRGVCVRVFTQTPKKPNSALRKVARVRLTNKIEVTTYIPGVGHNLQEHSLVLIRGGRVKDLPGVRYHVVRGTLDATGVANRRQGRSKYGAKRPKS
- a CDS encoding class I SAM-dependent methyltransferase, whose amino-acid sequence is MQIETVEVACSTCGSRDADEVGRSRDHEFATCDNEFVFVRCRACGLTYLRNRPAPHTLGTIYPPSYYRYAAFLGPVTTRLRAVVQGGRVRMLRRWLSPGATVMEVGCGEGQLLQAIKADGDPSWRVVGVDISEDACEALRRTGLEMRCAQFEDLDWPASTVDLVIMNQVIEHLADPRACVARAAALLRPGGRLLIETPSVGSWDRDWVAADRWGGWHCPRHWSLYTRDSLSGLLEQQGLRVERTEYLLSPFIWAHTLQNVVRDRPAWRWASGVLSERSVPALLAYGVLDTVQRWTRGRTSNMRVVARKS
- a CDS encoding fatty acid desaturase family protein → MPAAAPPPAVTYVHGLVRPIGVRVPREWYVPNESFGWRAVVVLFGVLIGCVAALPWLVDRWGVVAMLPVLPVIGAYVYKITILMHECCHRTLFRARATNDRVGLVCGGFLVTGYDGFCRAHWQHHRHCGTEEDGEESDYMKLQDASAMQLLVHLVKPLLGVQAGRLALAALAALAHRFGGSGSVHAGDQPASQVRTHVPIVSPVAQLAAIGGCQLIIAVLASGFGRHPWLVIAYPVTAATFGLFFSRVRAFCEHVRLDRHVGECSVRSHLPNPVDRLFFYTLNMNLHVEHHLFPQVPACHLPAVRQHLQDIGYLQPAMTSRFILGTIAGVLGHARARRRVTA